One Amblyomma americanum isolate KBUSLIRL-KWMA chromosome 8, ASM5285725v1, whole genome shotgun sequence DNA window includes the following coding sequences:
- the LOC144100168 gene encoding GTP-binding protein Di-Ras2 produces the protein MTEDSEYRIRLVTLGGGGVGKSSIVKRFLFNTYSDKYKPTVEDLFCKEFDLESMTLKVDILDTAGDHQFPAMRRLSIANGHAFLLVYSVDSLASFELVKQCFQEVREHKPDFQEVPIVVAGNKIDLPADRRQVSKEDVAEWLFCDLPRLRAKFVECSAKENLHIRELFRGYLQLARIPQQASEVSSQHHHLPQGAASGGLQRRCSARVTGPRARGMSSFSSSLQASPSSAVPDRAAEVQAAAKAKPRSRSLIRRTSKKASKLKEHGVDDCTVS, from the exons ATGACCGAGGATAGCGAGTACCGCATCCGGTTGGTGACGCTGGGCGGAGGGGGCGTGGGCAAGAGCTCCATCGTCAAGCGCTTCCTGTTCAACACGTACTCGGACAAATACAAGCCAACGGTCGAGGACCTCTTCTGCAAGGAGTTCGACCTGGAGTCCATGacgctcaag GTGGATATCCTGGACACAGCGGGCGACCATCAGTTCCCTGCCATGAGGCGGCTGTCCATCGCAAACGGGCACGCCTTCCTGCTCGTGTACAGCGTCGACTCACTCGCCTCCTTCGAGCTGGTCAAGCAGTGCTTCCAGGAGGTCAGAGAGCACAAGCCAGACTTCCAG GAGGTTCCCATCGTGGTGGCCGGTAACAAGATCGACCTCCCTGCGGACCGTCGACAGGTGAGCAAGGAAGACGTTGCAGAGTGGCTCTTCTGCGACCTTCCCCGGCTGCGGGCCAAGTTCGTCGAGTGCTCGGCCAAGGAGAACCTGCACATCCGCGAGCTCTTCCGCGGGTACCTCCAGCTGGCGCGCATCCCACAGCAGGCCTCGGAGGTCTCCTCTCAACACCACCACCTGCCGCAAGGGGCCGCCTCTGGCGGCCTCCAGCGAAGGTGCAGCGCCCGTGTCACGGGCCCCAGGGCTCGGGGAATGTCTTCGTTCTCGTCGTCACTACAG GCATCGCCCTCCTCTGCCGTCCCCGACAGGGCAGCGGAGGTACAAGCCGCAGCCAAAGCCAAGCCTCGAAGTCGCTCGCTGATTCGCCGGACGAGCAAGAAGGCGTCCAAGCTGAAAGAGCACGGCGTCGACGACTGCACCGTCTCGTGA